From the genome of Lawsonella clevelandensis, one region includes:
- a CDS encoding mycothione reductase, producing the protein MTAAHYDLVVIGTGSGNSLFDERFDNLKIALCEDKIFGGTCLNVGCIPTKMFVYPADRIHDLEDLDRLGVNAQVNEVRWTEIVDRVWNRIDPIAAGGERYRVEDCSNIDVYGHAEFIGKKRFQVTDRNGTDTHEITADRVVLAAGSRAAVPGLVTESGVQYYTNEDIMRIDRVPEHLVILGSGYIATEFANVFSGMGAQVTLIGRSQVLLKHLDHEIAELFTKIARKKWDVRLGQGTTAIDQIEKQREDGSSYLETTVTFEDGSTVTGDAFLVATGRTPNVDRLGLENGSGVTVDKGRVVVDEFGRTTAPDVWAFGDISSPYQLKHVANAEMRAVQHNLMADSPADYQEMPHQVVPAAIFTNPQIANVGLTEEEARAKGDSEGFSVTVKVQKYGDVAYGWAMEDKHGIIKLIANAATGELLGAHLLGHEASLLIQPIIQAMSFDLKVPDMARGQYWIHPALTEVVENALLGLGIQ; encoded by the coding sequence ATGACTGCAGCACATTATGATCTTGTCGTCATTGGTACCGGCTCTGGTAACTCACTTTTCGATGAACGCTTTGACAATCTGAAGATCGCTCTCTGCGAGGACAAGATTTTCGGTGGCACCTGCCTCAATGTCGGGTGTATTCCCACCAAGATGTTTGTTTACCCCGCTGATCGTATTCATGACCTGGAGGATCTGGATCGTCTAGGCGTCAACGCCCAGGTTAATGAGGTGCGGTGGACGGAAATCGTCGATCGAGTGTGGAACCGCATCGATCCTATCGCCGCTGGTGGCGAACGTTACCGTGTGGAAGACTGCAGCAATATCGATGTTTATGGGCATGCTGAATTCATTGGCAAAAAACGTTTCCAGGTAACTGACCGCAACGGCACCGACACTCATGAAATCACCGCCGACCGTGTTGTGCTGGCGGCTGGCTCGCGCGCGGCTGTTCCCGGATTGGTCACCGAGTCTGGGGTGCAGTACTACACTAACGAAGACATTATGCGCATCGACCGTGTTCCGGAGCATCTTGTTATTCTCGGCTCGGGCTATATCGCCACCGAGTTCGCCAATGTATTTTCTGGGATGGGCGCACAAGTGACACTGATCGGCCGTTCCCAGGTGCTCCTCAAGCACCTTGACCATGAAATTGCTGAACTCTTTACAAAGATCGCACGCAAGAAATGGGATGTTCGGCTCGGACAGGGCACTACGGCCATCGACCAGATAGAAAAGCAGCGTGAAGATGGCTCCTCGTACCTCGAGACCACCGTCACCTTTGAGGACGGTAGCACGGTTACTGGCGATGCTTTCCTCGTTGCTACCGGCCGTACTCCCAACGTTGATCGCCTGGGGCTCGAGAACGGCTCCGGTGTCACGGTTGACAAGGGCCGTGTCGTGGTCGATGAGTTTGGCCGCACTACCGCACCTGATGTGTGGGCCTTCGGAGATATTTCGTCCCCTTATCAACTCAAGCATGTTGCTAATGCGGAGATGCGCGCTGTCCAACACAACCTCATGGCGGATTCGCCTGCAGATTATCAGGAGATGCCCCACCAGGTGGTTCCGGCTGCTATCTTCACCAACCCTCAGATTGCCAATGTCGGTCTCACTGAGGAGGAAGCCCGTGCTAAGGGTGACTCAGAGGGCTTCTCTGTGACAGTCAAAGTTCAGAAGTACGGTGATGTCGCCTACGGCTGGGCTATGGAAGATAAGCACGGGATCATCAAACTCATTGCGAACGCGGCAACTGGTGAGCTGCTCGGGGCACACCTGCTCGGGCATGAAGCTAGCCTGCTTATTCAGCCCATTATTCAGGCCATGAGCTTTGATCTGAAGGTTCCTGACATGGCGCGTGGTCAATACTGGATTCATCCTGCATTGACCGAAGTTGTAGAGAACGCTTTGTTGGGTCTCGGTATTCAGTAA
- a CDS encoding esterase/lipase family protein, with the protein MLRTRFLRKTGATLAALALLCALPSAGLPRANADDAIDQDEVPMKDGLPAILNHWDCRSAEHPTPVIMIHGTFSRQLSQIDVTQMLHDNGYCVYGINAGYNPNTLYTKMNPEYYGLAHVDETTAQVNAFIEKVKRKTGAKKVDLIGHSQGGLIIRNRITRYGGKDVRVAMFLSGTHHGTTLMGAATMVKYAMPHLFPVIAEPIVGPAVYEQMVGSPFMTNLNKHRDTVSGVTYVVMVSPDDKQATPWKSGFITNPVKGATVFNIDIKQLCSIPADDEIGHSDTHIDYRALRVIRWALSQSTRPGAHPNCLANR; encoded by the coding sequence ATGCTTCGCACTCGCTTCCTGCGCAAGACTGGAGCAACTCTTGCCGCACTAGCGTTGCTTTGTGCTCTACCGTCGGCCGGCCTTCCCCGGGCCAACGCCGATGACGCCATTGACCAAGACGAAGTCCCGATGAAGGATGGCCTCCCCGCTATCCTGAACCATTGGGACTGTCGCTCTGCCGAGCATCCGACTCCAGTCATCATGATTCACGGGACATTCTCACGTCAGCTGAGCCAGATTGACGTCACCCAGATGCTGCACGATAACGGTTACTGCGTCTATGGGATCAATGCCGGCTACAACCCTAATACTCTCTACACCAAGATGAACCCCGAGTATTACGGACTTGCCCACGTTGATGAAACAACAGCGCAGGTAAATGCTTTCATTGAAAAAGTTAAGCGTAAGACTGGCGCAAAGAAAGTTGACCTCATCGGGCACTCCCAGGGTGGACTCATTATTCGCAATCGGATTACCCGCTACGGTGGGAAAGACGTACGCGTTGCTATGTTCCTGTCTGGTACTCATCATGGCACCACCCTCATGGGTGCCGCGACCATGGTGAAATACGCTATGCCCCACCTTTTCCCAGTAATTGCCGAGCCGATCGTCGGCCCGGCGGTCTACGAACAGATGGTGGGCTCGCCCTTCATGACCAACCTCAACAAGCATCGGGATACGGTCTCTGGTGTGACCTACGTCGTCATGGTCAGCCCAGATGACAAACAGGCCACTCCTTGGAAATCTGGCTTCATCACTAACCCCGTGAAGGGTGCCACCGTTTTTAATATCGACATTAAACAGTTGTGCAGCATCCCTGCGGATGACGAAATCGGCCATTCCGACACCCACATCGATTACCGGGCACTGCGGGTTATTCGTTGGGCACTGTCCCAATCCACACGACCAGGCGCACATCCGAATTGCCTCGCTAATAGGTAG
- a CDS encoding cobyric acid synthase, translating to MEDLQQLRREYDIVVCEGAGSPAEVNLRATDIANMGLAAAARIPVIVVGDIDRGGVLAHFVGTYELLDDADRALLRGFIVNKFRGDEALLEPGLVTVEERTGVSVVGVVPYVPNYWYGAEDSLQAVEDQYVGVPQPAVGTERLRIAAIRFPRLANATDLEALSYEPGIDVYWVRGPGEVESADAVVLPGSKDPLADLQWVRSRGLDKAVKHSAAAGKMVMGLCGGHTARFFPQ from the coding sequence GTGGAGGACCTTCAGCAGTTGCGCCGCGAGTACGACATTGTGGTGTGCGAAGGGGCCGGATCTCCAGCTGAGGTGAATTTGCGTGCAACCGATATCGCTAATATGGGGTTGGCAGCTGCCGCCAGGATTCCGGTCATTGTGGTGGGGGATATTGACCGTGGGGGAGTGCTGGCGCACTTCGTGGGAACATATGAGCTCCTTGATGACGCTGATAGGGCGCTGCTGCGAGGTTTCATCGTCAATAAGTTTCGTGGGGATGAAGCACTCCTGGAACCGGGTCTTGTGACGGTGGAGGAGCGCACTGGAGTTTCTGTTGTGGGTGTAGTGCCCTATGTTCCGAACTACTGGTATGGTGCGGAGGACTCGTTGCAAGCAGTGGAGGACCAGTACGTTGGGGTGCCGCAGCCAGCAGTGGGGACAGAACGGCTCCGTATCGCCGCAATCCGTTTCCCACGCCTGGCCAATGCGACGGATCTTGAAGCGTTGTCCTATGAGCCAGGCATCGACGTGTATTGGGTGAGAGGGCCAGGGGAAGTAGAGAGTGCTGATGCTGTCGTCTTGCCGGGGAGTAAAGACCCACTGGCTGATCTGCAGTGGGTGCGGAGCCGTGGTCTCGACAAGGCAGTGAAACACTCTGCAGCAGCCGGAAAAATGGTGATGGGGTTGTGTGGGGGACACACTGCCCGGTTTTTTCCACAATGA
- a CDS encoding nucleotide-binding protein, with the protein MTTLVDAVLQIAQSAATDELAPAVLIAGCTSDAGKSVLVTALCAALRQRGLRVAPFKAQNMSNNAAVTPDGGEIGRAQYVQAQAAGITPSTFLNPIILKPRSDQLSQLIVHGKPVADVGARDYFPDR; encoded by the coding sequence ATGACGACCCTCGTTGATGCAGTGCTCCAGATTGCCCAGTCTGCTGCCACAGACGAACTTGCTCCTGCGGTTCTCATCGCCGGTTGTACTTCTGATGCGGGAAAATCTGTGCTCGTCACCGCATTATGCGCAGCGCTGCGCCAACGCGGTCTGCGGGTGGCTCCCTTCAAAGCACAAAACATGTCCAACAATGCTGCGGTTACCCCAGACGGGGGAGAGATTGGACGAGCACAGTACGTGCAGGCCCAAGCGGCTGGTATCACCCCGTCGACCTTCCTTAACCCCATTATCCTCAAGCCACGTAGTGACCAACTGTCACAGCTCATCGTGCACGGCAAGCCAGTGGCCGATGTCGGAGCCCGTGACTATTTCCCCGACCGGTAG
- the map gene encoding type I methionyl aminopeptidase, whose protein sequence is MTRGPLHPGKPTPIRTVPAGIERPEYAWKDDVQEAIGEPYVQTPEVIEAMREASTIAADALQVAGEAVAPGVTTDEVDRIAHEYMCDHGAYPSTLGYRGFTKSCCTSLNEIVCHGIPDSTVIQEGDIVNIDVTAFKNGVHGDTNATFFAGEPSEEHRLLVERTHEAMWRGIKTIRPGRQVNVIGRVIESYAKRFGYNVVRDFTGHGVGPTFHNGLAVLHYDEPSIIDIMEPGMTLTVEPMINLGSLAYDIWDDGWTVQNRDHLWTAQFEHTILVTEDSYEVLTIRSDGSGDPAHR, encoded by the coding sequence ATGACTCGAGGACCGCTACACCCTGGCAAACCCACCCCTATCCGCACTGTTCCCGCTGGCATTGAGCGGCCAGAATATGCGTGGAAGGACGATGTACAAGAGGCCATCGGTGAACCCTATGTACAGACTCCCGAAGTTATTGAGGCAATGCGGGAAGCCTCCACAATTGCCGCTGATGCACTGCAGGTAGCCGGGGAAGCAGTTGCTCCTGGCGTGACCACTGACGAAGTGGATCGCATTGCGCACGAGTACATGTGTGACCACGGCGCCTACCCCTCCACACTAGGATATCGAGGCTTTACCAAGTCCTGCTGTACATCGCTCAATGAGATTGTGTGCCATGGCATTCCAGATTCTACAGTGATTCAGGAAGGCGATATCGTCAACATCGATGTCACCGCATTTAAGAACGGCGTACACGGCGACACGAATGCAACATTTTTCGCCGGAGAACCCAGCGAAGAACACCGCCTTCTTGTAGAACGCACCCATGAGGCGATGTGGCGCGGTATTAAGACGATTCGACCAGGTCGCCAGGTGAATGTTATCGGTCGCGTCATCGAGTCCTATGCCAAGCGGTTCGGCTATAACGTCGTGCGCGACTTTACTGGCCATGGCGTTGGCCCAACCTTCCACAACGGTCTGGCAGTGTTGCACTACGACGAGCCTTCCATCATCGACATCATGGAACCGGGTATGACACTCACCGTCGAACCGATGATCAACCTAGGCTCGCTGGCCTACGATATTTGGGACGATGGGTGGACAGTGCAAAACCGAGACCATCTCTGGACTGCCCAGTTCGAACACACCATTCTGGTGACAGAGGATTCGTACGAAGTTCTGACCATCCGCTCAGACGGAAGTGGGGATCCCGCACACCGTTAG